CTGTCGACGGTCCCGAATACAAGCTTGCCCGCATCTGCCATTTCTTGCGCACCTTCAACAGTTTGCAAGATGTATCTCACCTTAGTTGCGCTGAAATACGGATCGGCAAGAAGGCCTGTTCGTTGGGTGATTTCCGCTTCGAATCCTTCGTCTTTTAGCTCATCACAAAACGCAGCCGTACGGCGGTCTTGCCAAACGATTGCGTTGTGAATGGGTTCGCCAGTCTCACGGTTCCAAACGATCGTGGTCTCGCGTTGGTTGGTTATCCCAATGGCGGCAATATCATCCGATTTGGCGACGACATCGTTGCAAACCGACACAACGCTGTCCCAAATCTCTTCTACATCATGCTCAACCCAACCGGATTGAGGGTAAATCTGCGTGAACTCTTGTTGGGCGACATGGGCAATAGCCATTTTTTCATCAAACAAAATCGCACGACTCGATGTCGTGCCTTGGTCGATCGAAAGGATATGGGTCATACGTTGTCGTCTCCCTGTTCGCCCCCGCGAAAACCGGTGGCGACAACAAATTTTTCCGAACTGTCAGACCGCGACGCTGGCGGCTTAACATATTGAACTTTCTTGAAATTCTTCTTCAGCATACGTTGTAGATCCGCTTCAGCGCCGCCTGCAAGAACTTTGGCTACAAACGTACCGCCTTCTTCAAGAACGTCAAAAGCGAAATACGCGGCCGCTTCACACAACGCCATAATGCGGTTGTGGTCCGTCTGTTTGTGACCTGATGCAGAAGCCGCCATATCAGACATCACTACGTCCGCCTTACCACCCAGCCAGTCCTTAACTTTTAGGTCGGCGTCGTCTTCCATGAAGTCGAGGACGTATAATTCAGATCCAGCGATCGGTTCCATCTCTTGCAAATCAACGCCAAGGATCGTGCCCGTTGGCTTGCCCTTGCGTTCGCCCAAAGCATTTATGCGCGGCACCGCAACTTGTACCCAACCACCCGGTGCAGCACCTAGGTCAACGATGCGCTTTCCTGGCGTCAAAAAGTTAAACTTCTCATTCAACTCAAGAATCTTATAGGCAGCTCGCCCACGATACCCGTCCGCTTTCGCGCGCGTTACATAGGGATCGTTCAACTGCCGTTGCAGCCACAACGTGGACGACATTTTGCGGCCGCGCGCGGACTTCACCTTAACGGTCAAGTCACGTTGGCCGCGGCCACTGTCATTTTTTCCGGAACGGGATGTGGGTTTCTTTGCCATCCCCTCCAGTACCGTGCGCCCTAGCGGTAGTAAAGAGAGCGCCTATTCAACCTTTAAAGATATACAGCAGTTCGTCGCATCGCGATCCGCAAACTGTTACCTTTGTTGCCCAGGCTATATCCCTGTTTCTCAAACAAAGGCATTGAAGCTTACACGTCGTCGGGTCAAAAACCCTACAGAATAAATTCTGTAACGCGTTTTGGAACTTCGAAAACATGACACATCCGATGAACACCCTGTCTCTGGTCGCCGATATCGGGGGCACAAACACGCGTTGCGCGCTTGCCAATGGCCGCGAGGTGTTACCGGAAACCGTGCGTCGGTATTCAAACGCAAAATACAATGGTTTGGCCGCCGTCCTGCAAACCTACCTGGCGGATGAAGGACAAGTTGTTCCCGCTGCGGCCTGTGTTGCGGTCGCAGGCCCCGTTCGCGACGGCGTTGCTACGATGACCAATCTCGACTGGACAATCGATCGCGACACTTTGATGAGCGCGACAAATGCTAAAACGGTCGCGATCCTGAACGATCTCCAAGCGCAAGGTCACGCAATTGGGGATCTTGCATCAGCGGCGTTCCGTCCGATTATTGATGGACCTGAAACGTCGGCGCAGGCTGTTCGGCTGGTCGTCGGCGTCGGAACAGGGTTCAACGCGGCGCCGGTTTTTGAAACCGAAACAGGACGTTTTGTACCGCCCTCGGAAGCTGGTCATGCGAACTTACCGATCCAATCCGAGCAAGAATTCCGCTTATGCCGATACGTCTCAAGTGCGCACGGGTTTCCTGCGATCGAAGACGTGTTGTCTGGGCGTGGCTTGGAACGGGTCTATTCGTTTCTTTGCGACGAAGCCGGAACACCCGCCAAGTTATCCGCACAAGACATCATGGCCGCTTGTGAAACAGGCAACAATAATCTGGCGCGCGACGCTGCGGGCCTGTTTGCAAAGACCTTAGGAACTGTTTGTGGCAATCTATCTTTGATTCAACTTCCTTTTGGAGGCGTCTATTTGGTTGGCGGTGTTGCCAGAGCATTGGCGCCATACCTTTCAGAATTTGGCTTCAAGGATGCGTTTCAAGACAAAGGGCGGTTCTCACCTTTCATGGCGAATTTTTCGGTCTCTGTCGTTGAAGATGATTACGCAGCCCTTTTGGGATCAGCTTCCCACATAGAGAACTTGCGTGCTGTTCAATGAAGCTGATTGTGGACAGTCTTCGTTAATTCGTTGAGAGAAAACGGTTTAGGAAGGAACACCGAATTAGGAATGCTCTTTTGGTCTTCCCCAAATGACTCTTCTGCATAGCCGGAGACAAAAATCACTTTAGTATTCGGGCGCGACGTCAGCGCTTCGCGCACCCATGTTGGACCATCTTTGCCCGGCATAATCACATCCGTAAGGAACAAATCCACCTCAAGGTCTGGATCAGACAACATGGTGAGCGCGGATTCGGCGCAATCAGCTTCAAGCACCGTAAAGCCACGTAACCTCAGTGCACGTGATGCAAATGCGCGAACCGGCGCTTCGTCCTCTACCAGAAGAACGACACCATCCCCTGAGATCGCCACTGAATTGGGGCTCCCGGTCGGTTTCTCCACATGCTCGATCGGCGCATCATGGCGCGGTATTAGGATGCTAAATGTCGTTCCGACACCGACTTCGGAATCGACAAAGATATAACCGCCCGTCTGCTTGATAATTCCATAAGCCGTGGACAGGCCAAGACCTGTTCCATCTCCCGACTTCTTGGTCGTCCAAAACGGATCGAAAATTTTGGTTCGCACATCTTCTGGAATGCCAATGCCGGTATCACGGACACGTAGAACCACATATCGTCCTGCAGGAACCGTAACGCGGTCGCGGTGAAGTGGTTCCACCAAAGCGGTATTTTCAGTTTCAACTCTGATGTTCCCTCCCTCGGGCATCGCATCACGTGCGTTCACGACAAGGTTCATCAAGACTTGTTCGAGCTGGCGTTTGTCGGCGCGGATCGGGCTTAAACTCGGGTCGTGATCCAGCGTTAGAGTTAAACGTTCGCCAACAAGCCGGTTCAACAGGTGCGTGCTTTCCGATAGCGTGTTGCGAAGATCCATAACTTCTGGCTGCAGGTTCTGCTTGCGCGAATATGCCAACAGTTGGGCGACGAGCGCCGCTGCGCGATTGGCGTTTTCATGAATTTGCACAAGATCAGCAAAGTCTCCGTCGCCTTGATCATGACGCAGTAGCAATAGGTCACAGTGGCCTGATATCGCAGTTAGAAGGTTGTTGAAATCGTGCGCAACGCCACCGGCCAACTGCCCGATAGCCTGCATTTTCTGGCTTTGAACAAATTGCATTTCTAGGTTTTTGAATTCGGTTACATCACTCAAAACTGCAACGACATAATCTGTTCCATCCTCTGATCCAGCGGGATTTAGCGACACTTGAACATGGATTTCTTTGCTTTCATGAACAGCTTCTAAAAATTGAGCCGTTCCTAGCCCTTTGCCTTCTACCGTCTCAGTGACCCAATCCGTTAGCGGTCGACCTAGCCCCTTAAGCAAATCACTCATCCGGGATCCAGAACCGATCTTATTGTCTAACAAAACACGTGCTTCATGGTTGGACGATAGGACTTCGCCAGCTGCCGAAATCTTAAGTAACGGAACCGGAAGCTCCTCGATCGCGTCCCATTCGGTACCGGTGTTCGCAGCATCGGAAAGGTCGTCGCCAGGAAGAAGGTAGATTTCACGGCGCCCTCCGTGACTTGGCACCTCAGCCACAAGACTTTCGATTTCACCAGATTCGCACAGCACTTTGTGAACATGCCCCGATGTGATCGGCAATTCAGCAAACACACCACTCAAATTCTTCGCGCGCCCGCCTAACAGGCGACGAAATGCTTCGTTCATGTAAAGAACGGTCCCCGTTGGCCCCGCTGTTAGCATTGGTAAGCTGAGCGCGTCGGCCGCACGCGCACCACCACCACGGTCAGAAAGATCCTCTACGCGCCACAGGTACATATCGGCCTCAACAGCGTTCACTGCGAGACGTATATGCCCTTTGCGCGTTACGATATCTTCTCGTGCACTGCCCAGAGCTTGGGCCTTGCTTTGAAGGCGGAAAAGTACAGAGGTTGGGTCCGCAAATAGGTCAGCAAAAATGCAGCTTAGCGTATCGTTCGCCCTGTCGCGGAATTTCTCATCAGCGGTCTCATTTCGAAAGGCAACATTCCCCTCGATATCCGCTAAAAAACAGGGAGTGGGATCATGCTCAACAAGGGAAACGACAGCTTGGGTAGCGTAAGACTTTTTGCGAGCTTGCAACGCCTTGTAGCCCGATGCCGAGCCCGCAAATACAATAAGCGCGACTGCGAACGCTAGTAGACCTAACCGGAATTCAGGTTGGGATAGAAAAAACGCCGCAATAGCTGCGCAACTCCCCAGCAAGACTAACGCAACAACAGGAAAATCGCGCGCTTCATGGCGTGAAGGCAAACTTATTGCTTCGGCAGCCGCTGTTAACTGGCTATGGGTCTTCTCTTCTGACACGCCCGCCTCATTCATGGATAGATTCGTTAGGTGCAGCTAACGATAAAATCCTTAACCTCCACTTAAGTTATTGGAGTAAGACTAGGGCGTTTCATAAACAATGCAATCAGTGGTTGCTAAGCAGCGCACCTCAGCACTGAATAGTAGAAACCATCACCAAGGGCGTGAGGCGCGATTGAAACCTGTTGTTCGATCGCGAAACCCGAAGTGACCGCCATAAACGATTGAATACGAGAATTATTTTCCGCCTCAAACACAGAGCACGTCGCATAGACAAGCGCACCACCAGCGCGAACAATCTTTGCGCCCTGTGATAGAACCTCATCCTGAATGGTCGTCAGTTCTTGAAGCCGCTCAGCCGTCAAATCCCACTTCGCCGCCGGATTTCGACGCCAAGTTCCACTCCCCGAACAAGGCGCATCGACGAAAACGATGTCAAAAGGCTCAATCGTGGCCAAGTTTTCCGTCGCAACGGTTTCAATCGTCACGCCAGCCCGCGCGGCGCGTGGTGCAATGTCGACCATCCGTTTGGGGTCAATGTCATGTGCGGTTACTTCCGCGCCAAGAGCAGCCATCGCAAGAGCTTTACCGCCGCCGCCAGCACATAGATCAAGAACGCGTTGCCCCTTAGTGATGTTTAACGCTGAAATCGCG
This Octadecabacter temperatus DNA region includes the following protein-coding sequences:
- a CDS encoding ATP-binding protein — protein: MNEAGVSEEKTHSQLTAAAEAISLPSRHEARDFPVVALVLLGSCAAIAAFFLSQPEFRLGLLAFAVALIVFAGSASGYKALQARKKSYATQAVVSLVEHDPTPCFLADIEGNVAFRNETADEKFRDRANDTLSCIFADLFADPTSVLFRLQSKAQALGSAREDIVTRKGHIRLAVNAVEADMYLWRVEDLSDRGGGARAADALSLPMLTAGPTGTVLYMNEAFRRLLGGRAKNLSGVFAELPITSGHVHKVLCESGEIESLVAEVPSHGGRREIYLLPGDDLSDAANTGTEWDAIEELPVPLLKISAAGEVLSSNHEARVLLDNKIGSGSRMSDLLKGLGRPLTDWVTETVEGKGLGTAQFLEAVHESKEIHVQVSLNPAGSEDGTDYVVAVLSDVTEFKNLEMQFVQSQKMQAIGQLAGGVAHDFNNLLTAISGHCDLLLLRHDQGDGDFADLVQIHENANRAAALVAQLLAYSRKQNLQPEVMDLRNTLSESTHLLNRLVGERLTLTLDHDPSLSPIRADKRQLEQVLMNLVVNARDAMPEGGNIRVETENTALVEPLHRDRVTVPAGRYVVLRVRDTGIGIPEDVRTKIFDPFWTTKKSGDGTGLGLSTAYGIIKQTGGYIFVDSEVGVGTTFSILIPRHDAPIEHVEKPTGSPNSVAISGDGVVLLVEDEAPVRAFASRALRLRGFTVLEADCAESALTMLSDPDLEVDLFLTDVIMPGKDGPTWVREALTSRPNTKVIFVSGYAEESFGEDQKSIPNSVFLPKPFSLNELTKTVHNQLH
- a CDS encoding RlmE family RNA methyltransferase; the encoded protein is MAKKPTSRSGKNDSGRGQRDLTVKVKSARGRKMSSTLWLQRQLNDPYVTRAKADGYRGRAAYKILELNEKFNFLTPGKRIVDLGAAPGGWVQVAVPRINALGERKGKPTGTILGVDLQEMEPIAGSELYVLDFMEDDADLKVKDWLGGKADVVMSDMAASASGHKQTDHNRIMALCEAAAYFAFDVLEEGGTFVAKVLAGGAEADLQRMLKKNFKKVQYVKPPASRSDSSEKFVVATGFRGGEQGDDNV
- a CDS encoding glucokinase is translated as MTHPMNTLSLVADIGGTNTRCALANGREVLPETVRRYSNAKYNGLAAVLQTYLADEGQVVPAAACVAVAGPVRDGVATMTNLDWTIDRDTLMSATNAKTVAILNDLQAQGHAIGDLASAAFRPIIDGPETSAQAVRLVVGVGTGFNAAPVFETETGRFVPPSEAGHANLPIQSEQEFRLCRYVSSAHGFPAIEDVLSGRGLERVYSFLCDEAGTPAKLSAQDIMAACETGNNNLARDAAGLFAKTLGTVCGNLSLIQLPFGGVYLVGGVARALAPYLSEFGFKDAFQDKGRFSPFMANFSVSVVEDDYAALLGSASHIENLRAVQ